The Arachis ipaensis cultivar K30076 chromosome B05, Araip1.1, whole genome shotgun sequence nucleotide sequence GGTagattgttaatcacaattaatccccagtaccggcgccaaaaacttgatacgtaaAAATTAGAATTATTTTTTTCACGTATttactaccggcaagtataccgggtcgcatcaagtaataaaactcacttagagtgaggtcgatcccacgaggattaaaggattaagcaatcaatggttaattaattattctagttagacaatcattttggagtgataagcaacaaagaatgtaaataactagaaattaaaagaaagtatacgaaaaataaatggcaagaatatacattgctggaaagtaaaattgcacgaaagtaaagaacatcaaagTAAAGTGCAGGGGAAATAAAGTGCTGGCaaggaaagtacaagaaagtaaaattgtgagaaagtaaatgacggaaagtaaagatGGAAAACATAAGGGATTGGAGATGTTGATTCCTcttgaatcaatgggtctcactccttctcaatcatgtaagatagatccatggcagattatgagtaattaaatcccaatctcttggtgatttaatttctcttaacataatcaattgccactctcgtgatctaattggtcatgagaagaggtgaagttcaatttctaataaaaaaatcacacaaccctcaagacctcaattcaaagtggttacatctcacataccaaccaagAATGTATTGATCAAGAGGATTATGAGAGAAGAGCCTCAATCTGAATTCCATGATCCCTTTCTCAAGGCTCACATGTAATTCAAGTAGATCTAATCCCCCTCTCGGTAGTAATTAGATCTATGAAGCACAAAGACTCTCTCTTAGATAAacaaacatgatttctaatctcATACTACATAAATCCAAAGACCCCAATATTAGAGTGGTTACATGTCACATATCAACTCTAAATCAAGAATCAACTTCATTAAGCCAAGAGAGCTCAAACAGAACCTTATGATCCCTCTCTCGAGGCTCACATTAAGGTTCTAATAGATCCAAGGAtctttgaagaacaaaactctctTGCAAGGATTCTAGTAGATATCCAAGTATGaaaatagaatgaagaagagaagaagagataaaCATTAATTTAATCAAAATTGAAACAGAGCTCATTTCCCAAATGCATAGGGAATTAAGTGGTCATTGCTctcaaataaaaatcaaattgcatgaaattaaagtgcaaaaaattaaagatgaagattaagaaTTCAAAACTGAAAatgaaagaattcataaatgAGAATTACAAACTAAGgaataaagaagagaaaagggagaagagtgtgtgaggggaggggtccgaagacccactccaagtggagtgtgccaattcacagaattcCAAATTGGTCTCCTCCGTCTCAAGCCCTTAGTGACTTCCTTCTCGCTCCACGGCTCTCTACTTCATCACTTCAACAACTTCAAAGCTCTGCTCCCTTTTTgcttttgagcttattttgtacTTTTTGCTTCTTTCTCTACCATTTTCTACAAAACACATCAATTCAAAGAGATCAAAGCAATATATGACTTAAGCACAAAAACATTCCATAATTAAGCTCTAAacattaatttattatgtgaaaaagcatagaaaaacacaacATGATGCCCATGCATCAAGTACCCGCACCCCGTCCCTAAAAATGAAAAAACGAATGAAAATTGGAAACCAAAAGTACTTAAGAAACAACTAAGAGGGGAAAGTGGAGGAGTAACAAGTAGGCAAAATCAAATTTAGTTTGAAATATGACATTCCAAATGCAAGAGCTATTATACCCTGTTCACCAGCAAAAGTGCAGGACAAGTATTAGGGTGTATCTTTTCAGTGTCAATAATCCCAAAAACTTTGTACAGTGTCTGCACATCAATCATTCAGTTTGATGAACGCAAACAGATCAGTTCAATGTAACTTGAATCAAGAGTATAGTTGAGCATATCAAAGTAACAAGTTAAGAAATCTTTTTATCAGCTTCAGGAAGCTGTCTCTTCTCCATTGCTATTTTTTAACTAACAATATATTGTCGTGATAAAGGGATGTAGAAATGAATGTAGGAGAGAAAGACGATCATCATTATATCCAATGCTATAGAAAATTCCTGACAGAGGGCAATAAATAAGATGAATATTGtaagttttaaaagaaaatatatatatatattttgggtATTGCAATAACTCTGATTTTGGAATGGTAATGCATTACCAAAGACAGATAGGTAGCCACAAATGCATACCTTTCAGGAGAGAAGTAAAATGGGACACCGTTTTCATCTGTAGACAACTGTATATCACGTCTTGAAAGCTTGCTTTCAATAAGTCCAGCTTCTGCGAAACCTGTGACATCAATATTATTTAAACATGATACTCTTATACAAATAGGTGAGTTGTTAAATATATGTATTAAAATGTCCTATTCTAACCTTGAATAGAAGAAAAATCAAGGTCTTCTGGATTGGTACCATCAAAAGAATAATATACATAAAAAAAGTGCAAAAGAATTAACATACACATATAAAAGCAAATAAGTATGAGATAGAAATATCTTACGAAGTCATGACGCAACAATTTGCTATATACGTCAAAGATTCATTAGTATCcttcaagagaaaaataaaaaccaaatatCAATATTAACAATTAAccatttaaaatcaaataaaaactaTTCGAGAGCACAAACCAAACTATTAGAAAGAAAATGAAGGAGTTTTTAATTAGTATGGCAAAGTTACTTCAAGTACAAGCATGGATCCAAGTGACAACTAACTCTTTTCTGAAAATAAagaagtttttagaatttttgtgAGAAGGATAGAATTTGATAGtagtattaattattatattggaTATATAACATATGTATATACTCACATCATTCCTTCCTTAGTTCTGAACACATGAAACTTgctacatatatatatttatttattggaAAATATAACAAGAAAGAATAGGCTaattaattaataagaataatatataattaatgtTAAAGCGATCAAAATTCATCATACATGCAGCTTCATATTAACAATAAATCCCCAAAAGAACTAAAGAAATTCATGGTACTTAAAAGATGTACTCTATTTTATACATTTCCAAAACATCATCTCCCTTAATAGTCAAATATGATCTCTATTAAAGATATACATTATCTACAAGTTTAGTAGCATTGTATATAGATATACTTAGTGTGTTCAAATTTCACTTAATCCTCGTTTCAGTATATCAACTATTCATTTCACAGTAGCTTAGTAGCAAATCGATTATTATATGGGTAATGTTAGGTAGCCAGaaaataattacaatataaaAATGTCACATAAAAATTTTCATTCTCTTAATAAGAAAGTGACATATACCTCCTTATCAGTTATCCTCCTTATCACCtatctccttatcacttatcaTCCTTATCACCTATTATTTTGCTGCATTTTTGATGTCATTAATGTTCTTTCCAAAATCAATTTCAGTTTCTCTCAAATCAAATCCCTAACATCTCTCAATCGCATTATTATCCATTAAAATGTAATAATTCtttgcaaaaattataaaaattaaattaaaaatctaatAGTAAGAGatatgatattataattaatatatgattaATAAGTGGAGTTGATAAGACTATGATAAGTGGAATGATAAGAGAGtgggataaaaaataaaactattaTTAAGTGATGTAAATAAAGTAAATTATGGAAAGTTTTGAGTAATTATGGCTGAAAATTTTTGGTTACCAAACTTTTTCCTTATTATATATGGATTGTTAACTCTCCAATACAAATTCTTTTTAGAgaattattacagacggatatttccaaCAGATTTTATCCCACGAAAATACAAACAGAATTTTAGAGGGATTTTTTgtccaaaaaccaaaaaaatgaattagcataaattacagacggaaaaaagAATCCGTCAATAATTCCgtcagaaaaattatttttttttcgtgggaaatggttacagacggaaaatccgtctgtaattaaaaGGGCAAAACGcttcattttattaaattattacagacggaaaaatccgtctgtaatttaaaattttccgtcaaaaatattaagttaacCCTAACTCACATCCTATCCTCTCGATGCACTCACACTCCACACTCTCTGTCATAGGAGCTTCTTCATATCCTCTCATATCCTATCCTCTCagagcttcttcctctctccgTCCACGCTCTCTCCATCATAGGAGCTTCTTTCACCGCCGTCGCTCTCTCCATCGCTCCGTCCACGATCTCATCACTGACAGCAATGGCCATTCGTTGGTCATCTTCATCCACCGGTTCAGGTATGGTTTTGCATGGCtttcaatttttgaattcttctcatTTGAAATCATAGTTCCTGTGCTGTTCAGGTATGGCTTCAGGAATCGAAACTATTACACACTAAACAAACCAACAAACCCTAGCAACAACATTATCAATCTTACTCTCACTTTGTAAACTTGTCTGTCTCTTCGAACCCTAGCTTTTCTTTCAAAACGgcttatgtatttatttatttattcattccctgtttcaatttaattttgaatgatttttttctTTAGGAAGTGCAGCGATTAGAATCTTCTCTGGTTAGATTTTCAAGCAGTGAAACTGTTACTGCAGGTTAGATTCTTCTTTTCAGGGCTATGCATTGTAACTGTTTGTGATTATATCTTGCTTATAGAGGGGTTAACATTGCAATGCTCATggcttgtttttttatttttctctaataATAACTCATGGCATTGTTGCATTGTATGTCTAttaatttgttttcatttttatttcacaGAATTCTGCAGTGAAGAATGCCATTCCATACTATAGTACCAGGAAAAAACCATCTACTTTGAAAAATGAGAGAGAAAACATGAAAGATCAACTGGACCTTCGCTATAGTAGCAAAAATCAGAGTGAGGTACGTTTTGAATACTTACTTCATTCTATTCTATATCCTAGTCCAATATTACAATGTATAGTTCATAATTTTAATTTTGCTGGCCATATCAAGTGGTTGCATTTTCACTGAAATAATGCCTTTCTGATCTTTTGTTTCATATCTCCTTTCTCTTAATAGGTGGAAGTGGAAACTGAACCTGGAATTCTTGATGAAAGTATTAATGCTGTAGAAATAGATCCAGTATCAAAGATTCAGTCATCACTTGATAGTTCTCTTGCAAAAGCTACAAAAACGAATAACATACATGAAGGTCAACTTAATAGGTTAGAGGAACAGTTTGTGCCTTTGGCATGAAGTTTGTCAATAAATACTAGGAGCCTTGAGTTGATAAGCTGTGATTAATTATCACCTTTCTATGTTGTTTCCAATAGAAAAATTGATTGGAAAAGAATTTTTTTAGTGCCTTATAAGAATTGAATTTAGATAGTTTTTCACATGAACTAATTTCTGGCGCCATAAGTATATTATATAACTATGGTTAATAGGTTAatactatattatatataatctACTTCCTTCTATTTATGAACTTGCAGATCCCAAGGCCATGCAAATGGTTCAATAAAATCAATGGGGGAAGGAGAACTTGTgacaaaagaaaaatttgaacGTATAAAATCAATGCTAGAGGCAGAGTTAAGTGATATTCAAGAGCGGTACTTCCACATGAGCCTTAAATATGCTGAGGTAGAAGCTGAGCGTGAAGAACTTGTGATGAAGCTCAAAGAGGTTAGAAACATAAAAGGCTGGCTCTCATAACACACCCAATTTTTTGCCCTTTGTTTGAGGCCACCAATCTCAGATACATTGTTTCACGAATTTGAAGCTATCACAGTTTTCAATATACAAAATAGGATGTATCTTCTGCAATGAACCATTGGCTTAAGAGTATATAATATACAAACTATAGGAGTCattgtaaatataaaaaattttgaagGTAGAATATCATTCAGCAAATGATGTTGTTTGTCTTGGAATTTTTCATGtacattatatatattttttatatctaTAGGTCTCTTCCATAACCTCAGAAAAGAGGTGAATGGCTTGAGAATTGGTTTGGAAATGAGAATTGCACAGTTAGAGAATGAGAAGAGTTCCTTACTTCAAAAAGAGGTGAATGGCTTGAGAATTATTTTTCACTTCTAAAACTTACGAGCATCGAATTTTAAGAACTAGTTGTTAAGATAATTCATTTCCTGTATTGTTTTCACTTTTCAGGTTGGATTGATGGAAGAAACCAAGCGTGCTGagtgaaaaagaaattttgagcCTTAAAGTGGTACAAATTGCTCCATCAACTTTGTCATTTCATGCTCTTATTTTTTTAATGGAAGTTGGCTGAAGGTCTAATTCTGACATACCTTTTTCTACAGGAGAATTTACTGGAAAAAATTAATCTTCTTGAGAGTGATTTGAGTTCCTTTGTTGAGAACGAGGTAACAACAAGATTATTCTCCCATATGTTATTGCATTGAAATTAGCATTGCTAATGACTTGGGCTTTCTTAtgttaaattagttttttaaattATCTTAGCATTGTCAGTAGGTTGCTGATCTTTATATGCTAATGAATGACATCTATGAGCATTAATTTTGTGTCAGAAAATGAAATTAGTATTAAAATATAATGAACTTAATGACAGGCAATGTTGAGTATCTTTCATTGGCATTCTTTGGTTTCAGTTATTTCTAGTGTTCTCATCATGTGTCCTTTTTTCTAGTTTTCTAGGCACTTGCAGCATTAGTACTTAAGACTGGTGTTACCATTCAGCAACGTGCAGAGAGACTCTTCTTCACAAAGGTAATTTGTACTCCTTTATGAAGTAGGATATACTTCCAGTGGCTTTTATATTCAAATCCTGTATGCTTCATCTCCAAATTTGGTTGATGCTTTTGCTCCTggaatttttattgaatttgtttTGCATTCTAATAAACTATGTCTGTACAATTTTGGTTGACTAACTGACATAACAAATTTTCAATCCTCCATTTTAAACAATATTTgcaataatataattatatagaAGGGTCAGTTAGTTGCTGTTAAAGGAATGGATTCACAGTTTTAATTTTTGTCAAACACTAGACAAAGCAATGATTTTTTTGGAAGAACTTAGAAAATTGTAATAGTACTGGGataagatttatttatttattttttttctgaaataaatggTTTTTGGATTTAGATTGAAGATGGTTTGAAagggtaaaaataataaaatggttTTTTGAACTTAAGTTGAAGATGAAGATGTTTGATGGAAGCAAGAATGAAGTGACTTGCATTGAATTTGGTTTCtatattgggtttgttactttgTTTCCACCTACCATTGCTGATATATAGCTGAGTGAACTTTGGTACATGTCATGAAATCTATTATGATCAGTTCCACATAAATTAAACTCCAAAGGACCTCTTAATATTTATTCCTTGTATGATTAGCTTACAGATACAAataattactaatatttttctagTGCTTATTAACCTTGGTGTTTCATTCATATAGATATATATCATAGAAGATTATATAGACACAGTTATACATACATATAAAAAATCTCTGACATATATAGCATTATTTAATTTCCATATTTTTCAGAACTATATGTAATATAAAAGGTTATATCCATTATGAAGCATTTAAGCTTATCATCAAATTCTAAAGATAAAAAGTGGTCTCAGATGTCTTAATAACATAAAAGTTTGATGGTGAGTATGAAGGTGAGCTGTAACAGGTTCATGTAGCATAGTCCAGAAAGTTGTGAGGAATGCtgggatgatgaagaagaagcagtagcaGCAGAAAGAGCAAGTGAAGTGAATTTTACAGATGAGATAAGTGGAATTAACACAGGATCTCCTTCACCAACTTCATCTAATGAATCCTCTATTACAAGTTAATTATTAGAGCAGCGAAAATTGTTCAAATGAGTTAGGAAATTGAATAGGAGTTGCTTGCAGCATAGATCTTTTAATTTACTAATATGAGAAAAATTATTTAGAGCCCTTTGGATACCCATTAACGACTTTTAATTTACTCAATAAACTTTGTTGATGTATGgttgttatttattattatagttgatgtatcaatacatattgtttatattttgaattatattgacttgtttgtttataatattttcttttagtttgataatacgatgaatttgtttattttttgaaatattataaatattcgaatacaaattagataaaaatttgtatttattaaatttatatttattttgtatgaaaataaatttattttgcaatggaaaaataaaaaaaaatattttactttaccgacagatttacagacgaattttctgtctgtatttAAAGTTTGGAATGGTTTTCCAAGGTTCcaattaccgacgaaaaatctgtcagaaaatccgtctgtaattacagacagaaaatccgtcgaaAAGTTCGTCGGCTTcgggaaatggatggagaatttacagaggaaaaatccgtcggtaactggtaaaaatccgtcggtaattttccgacggaaaagaatttgtcggtaaataattttcgacgaggcttttacagagggacaaaatccgtcggtaatttcgtcgataaccaaaaattcgtctgta carries:
- the LOC107643489 gene encoding uncharacterized protein LOC107643489, with amino-acid sequence MKDQLDLRYSSKNQSEVEVETEPGILDESINAVEIDPVSKIQSSLDSSLAKATKTNNIHEGQLNRSQGHANGSIKSMGEGELVTKEKFERIKSMLEAELSDIQERYFHMSLKYAEVEAEREELVMKLKEVGLMEETKRAE